The proteins below come from a single Candidatus Kirkpatrickella diaphorinae genomic window:
- a CDS encoding DUF721 domain-containing protein codes for MKKSVAARKSGTTRPASSQPEKEARRFFGMRALGALIDPVARPALKRRPSLAVQIILDWPHIVGPALARMSTPRKLSGGTLTIACAGPAAVEMQYLIPQLLERINSMAGGAPAGEGRQSPLLFRDQSAIVTRVRIIHDAVLEDVSDRPARKPAEPITIEEGHRQPIHDVLQRLGGHISARERDKPNS; via the coding sequence ATGAAGAAATCCGTCGCAGCGCGCAAGTCCGGGACGACCCGTCCCGCCTCATCACAGCCGGAAAAAGAGGCGCGGCGCTTTTTCGGGATGAGAGCGCTTGGCGCCTTGATCGACCCTGTCGCCCGCCCTGCCTTGAAACGACGGCCCAGCCTTGCCGTGCAGATTATCCTCGATTGGCCGCATATTGTCGGGCCCGCTCTGGCGCGTATGTCAACGCCGCGAAAATTGTCGGGCGGCACTTTGACAATCGCCTGTGCCGGGCCTGCCGCGGTTGAGATGCAATATCTGATTCCCCAGCTTCTGGAGCGCATCAACAGCATGGCGGGTGGGGCGCCTGCGGGCGAGGGTCGGCAGTCCCCGCTGCTTTTCAGAGATCAGTCCGCGATCGTGACCCGGGTGCGCATTATCCATGATGCGGTGCTGGAGGATGTGTCTGACCGCCCCGCGCGCAAACCGGCTGAGCCGATCACGATTGAAGAGGGTCACCGTCAGCCGATCCATGATGTATTGCAACGGTTGGGGGGGCATATCTCCGCGCGGGAACGTGATAAACCGAATTCCTGA
- a CDS encoding A/G-specific adenine glycosylase, with product MTFSAVSLLLWYDHYRRIMPWRALPGQKPDPYHVWLSEIMLQQTTVATVHDYFLKFIARFPSVQALAAAPQHDVLAAWAGLGYYSRARNLHLCARELAARGAFPQTVPALEALPGIGPYTARAIASIAFNVPVIPVDGNVERVTSRLFASVIPLPAGKKQLATLAETLNDDLPAQARASDFTQALFDLGATICTPRRPKCMLCPWQKDCAAHREGKAAFYPVKTPKKQRPDNYGTALIIRGPGPSVLLRKRPEKGLLAAMMALPGSDWLSVSPPPDIPRKNASGGPWMYLGRVKHVFTHLTLYLDVYEVEVTSWGAARSSHLAPLLVPEMIVDAVPCAFKDLPDQALPSLMRKCLALTQLPA from the coding sequence GTGACCTTTTCTGCTGTCTCACTGCTGCTCTGGTATGATCATTACCGCCGCATCATGCCGTGGCGCGCCCTGCCGGGGCAGAAGCCGGACCCCTATCACGTCTGGCTGAGCGAAATTATGCTGCAGCAAACGACAGTGGCAACGGTGCATGATTATTTTTTGAAATTTATCGCGCGTTTCCCTTCGGTTCAAGCTTTGGCCGCCGCACCCCAGCATGATGTCCTGGCAGCCTGGGCCGGACTTGGCTATTATAGCAGGGCGCGCAACCTGCATCTTTGCGCGCGAGAACTGGCGGCCCGCGGCGCATTCCCCCAAACCGTCCCGGCATTAGAAGCCCTGCCGGGCATCGGGCCCTATACGGCGCGGGCCATTGCTTCCATCGCATTTAATGTGCCGGTCATCCCTGTTGACGGCAATGTTGAGCGCGTTACATCACGGCTCTTCGCGTCCGTTATACCCCTCCCCGCCGGGAAGAAGCAGCTCGCTACTCTTGCTGAGACATTAAATGACGACCTGCCTGCCCAGGCGCGAGCATCTGATTTCACGCAGGCTTTATTTGATCTGGGCGCGACGATCTGCACGCCGCGACGGCCGAAATGCATGTTATGCCCGTGGCAGAAAGATTGTGCCGCGCATCGAGAGGGCAAAGCGGCGTTTTACCCGGTTAAAACACCCAAAAAGCAACGCCCCGACAATTACGGCACGGCGTTGATCATTCGCGGCCCCGGCCCTTCTGTTCTGCTACGGAAACGGCCTGAAAAAGGGCTCCTCGCAGCGATGATGGCACTCCCCGGAAGTGACTGGCTTTCCGTGTCTCCGCCGCCCGACATCCCGCGGAAAAACGCGTCCGGCGGACCATGGATGTATCTCGGGCGGGTCAAACATGTATTTACGCATCTGACCCTTTATCTTGACGTGTATGAAGTGGAAGTCACCTCATGGGGGGCCGCGAGATCATCGCACCTCGCGCCCCTTTTAGTGCCGGAGATGATTGTTGATGCCGTGCCGTGCGCGTTCAAGGATCTTCCCGATCAGGCCCTTCCAAGCCTGATGCGGAAATGCCTGGCTTTGACGCAACTGCCAGCTTGA
- a CDS encoding cryptochrome/photolyase family protein, which yields MARSMVLFRDDLRLADHPALSEACKDKRDIICLLMLDKGPKIRPMGGAARWWLHGAIASLRASLRQHKGDLLIVEGDAREIVPQLARHFEISDVYAHYRYGPAERDIDASIGKALGRDDIGFHQYHAAVLCPPETIKNGAGQAFKVFSAFWRAMQAGAPIHPPLPPPAHIAFVADPKLPRDVEAFDESTLLPTRPDWAKPIAKVWTPGEEAGLEILRDFTEHGLADYNAKRNFPSIEATSRLSPYLRFGHVSPRQIFHAIADKRNRGKARFQSEIAWRDFAIYNLLHSPDMTTTNLRPQFNNMAWRHEPKMIRLWQKGQTGIPIVDAGMRQLWQTGWMHNRVRMIVGSFLTKHLLTKWQEGEAWFWDTLVDADAASNAMNWQWVAGSGIDAAPYFRILNPVLQGEKFDGQGDYVRHFVPEIAKLPDAYIQHPWDAPEDVLEKAQITLGKDYPKPCIDIKEGRARAMKAFEDL from the coding sequence TTGGCCAGATCCATGGTGCTTTTCCGGGATGATCTTCGTCTCGCCGACCACCCGGCGCTCAGTGAAGCCTGCAAAGATAAACGCGACATCATCTGCCTCCTCATGCTGGATAAAGGCCCGAAAATCCGTCCGATGGGCGGGGCGGCGCGCTGGTGGCTGCATGGTGCGATTGCGTCACTGCGCGCTTCACTTCGTCAGCACAAAGGCGACCTGCTGATCGTTGAAGGGGATGCGCGGGAGATCGTGCCGCAACTTGCACGCCATTTTGAAATTTCGGACGTCTATGCGCATTATCGCTACGGCCCGGCGGAGCGCGATATCGATGCGTCCATTGGTAAGGCGCTTGGGCGGGACGATATCGGATTTCATCAATATCACGCGGCCGTTCTCTGCCCGCCTGAAACCATCAAAAATGGCGCGGGGCAGGCTTTCAAGGTGTTTTCAGCCTTCTGGCGCGCCATGCAGGCGGGGGCGCCGATTCATCCGCCGCTCCCGCCGCCAGCCCATATCGCTTTTGTCGCTGACCCGAAATTGCCGCGCGACGTCGAGGCTTTTGATGAAAGCACCCTGCTGCCGACCCGACCCGATTGGGCCAAACCGATTGCAAAGGTCTGGACACCGGGGGAAGAAGCAGGGCTGGAAATCCTGCGCGATTTTACGGAACATGGCCTGGCCGATTACAATGCCAAACGGAATTTTCCGTCAATAGAGGCGACGTCGCGCCTGTCGCCCTATCTGCGCTTCGGGCACGTGTCCCCGCGGCAGATTTTCCATGCCATTGCGGATAAACGCAATCGGGGGAAGGCGCGCTTTCAGTCAGAAATCGCTTGGCGTGACTTCGCCATCTATAATCTGCTCCACAGCCCCGACATGACGACGACAAATCTGCGCCCTCAATTCAACAATATGGCGTGGCGACATGAGCCGAAAATGATCCGCCTCTGGCAGAAGGGCCAGACGGGCATACCGATCGTCGATGCGGGTATGCGCCAATTATGGCAGACGGGCTGGATGCATAATCGCGTGCGGATGATCGTCGGCTCCTTCCTCACCAAACACCTGCTGACAAAATGGCAGGAGGGGGAGGCGTGGTTCTGGGATACACTGGTCGATGCGGACGCGGCCTCAAATGCGATGAACTGGCAATGGGTCGCAGGTTCAGGGATCGACGCGGCGCCTTATTTCCGTATCCTCAATCCGGTCCTTCAGGGTGAAAAATTTGACGGTCAGGGTGATTATGTCCGCCATTTCGTGCCTGAAATCGCGAAGCTTCCGGATGCATACATCCAGCATCCCTGGGATGCGCCGGAAGATGTCCTTGAGAAAGCGCAGATCACATTGGGGAAAGATTACCCGAAACCGTGCATCGACATCAAGGAAGGGCGCGCCCGCGCCATGAAAGCCTTCGAAGATCTGTGA
- a CDS encoding entericidin, translating into MRKPSTSNIGRGLVAATMILALAACNTIGGAGRDVSATGNAVTSGASAATPR; encoded by the coding sequence ATGCGAAAACCATCAACTTCAAATATCGGTCGCGGCCTTGTCGCGGCGACCATGATTCTTGCACTTGCTGCCTGCAATACGATTGGCGGCGCGGGGCGCGATGTCAGCGCGACCGGCAATGCCGTAACAAGCGGGGCCAGCGCGGCCACACCGCGTTGA
- a CDS encoding entericidin: protein MSVLFHAKPVWRIACAVALLGGLAACNTIGGAGRDVSAVGNSVSSGANAAKP from the coding sequence ATGTCCGTTTTATTTCACGCTAAACCCGTCTGGCGTATCGCTTGCGCCGTCGCGCTTCTCGGCGGCCTCGCGGCCTGTAACACGATTGGCGGTGCCGGGCGCGATGTCAGCGCGGTTGGCAATTCCGTCTCAAGCGGTGCCAACGCCGCAAAACCCTGA
- the ribD gene encoding bifunctional diaminohydroxyphosphoribosylaminopyrimidine deaminase/5-amino-6-(5-phosphoribosylamino)uracil reductase RibD translates to MAAPAHGASSDDAPLALGAIADAFDAAITEAARFMGATAPNPAVGCALLDRQGQILAIAAHQQAGQAHAERKALDLARASGTFEKIHTAIVTLEPCNHFGRTPPCAEALLASPVKHVWIGAEDPNALARGGADALRAAPNGINVRFAREEPTLAPQAVRAIALSAPFAKVQREGRCFITIKQALDHVGSMRPPPGQKTFTSPSSLTLAHYLRRATDAIITGAGTILSDKPLFTVRHVPDHPMRQRILAICDRRGVIGPDIREFYEQHGFETWVSHDLTELPARVAEAGALWALVEGGPRLTKACESLNLWDEWLTIRTAPGREDEVHLRAPGASPTALLPPFFAPSTIAPATAP, encoded by the coding sequence ATGGCCGCGCCAGCCCATGGCGCCTCGTCTGATGACGCGCCATTGGCATTAGGGGCCATTGCCGACGCATTTGACGCGGCAATCACGGAAGCGGCGCGCTTCATGGGGGCGACGGCACCCAACCCTGCAGTAGGGTGCGCCCTCCTTGACCGCCAGGGACAGATACTTGCCATCGCCGCGCATCAACAGGCGGGCCAGGCACATGCGGAGCGAAAAGCTCTGGATCTCGCCCGTGCAAGCGGCACGTTTGAGAAGATCCACACGGCCATCGTCACCCTTGAACCCTGTAATCACTTTGGTCGTACTCCCCCCTGCGCCGAAGCCCTCCTTGCCAGCCCCGTCAAACATGTATGGATCGGCGCGGAGGACCCGAATGCGCTGGCGCGCGGCGGTGCCGACGCCTTACGCGCCGCGCCGAACGGCATCAATGTGCGTTTCGCGCGGGAGGAACCAACGCTTGCCCCGCAGGCTGTGCGTGCCATCGCCTTGTCAGCGCCATTTGCGAAAGTGCAGCGGGAGGGCAGGTGCTTCATCACCATCAAACAGGCCCTTGACCATGTCGGGTCCATGCGCCCGCCACCGGGTCAGAAGACGTTCACATCCCCATCATCCCTCACTTTGGCCCATTATCTGCGCCGCGCGACTGACGCCATCATCACCGGTGCCGGGACGATCCTGAGTGACAAGCCGCTTTTTACCGTGCGGCATGTCCCGGATCATCCGATGCGGCAACGCATCCTCGCGATCTGCGATCGGCGGGGCGTCATCGGGCCGGATATTCGTGAGTTTTACGAGCAGCATGGTTTTGAGACATGGGTGAGCCATGACCTTACGGAACTCCCCGCGCGAGTGGCAGAAGCCGGCGCTTTATGGGCGCTGGTCGAGGGCGGCCCCCGCCTTACCAAAGCCTGCGAGTCCCTCAATCTGTGGGATGAGTGGTTAACCATCCGCACCGCGCCGGGCCGGGAGGATGAGGTGCATCTTCGCGCGCCGGGTGCGTCTCCGACCGCTCTGCTTCCACCTTTCTTCGCTCCATCGACAATCGCGCCAGCAACGGCACCTTAA
- a CDS encoding riboflavin synthase: MFSGIIENLGSILSVTPKPDARIFTIETGFHDLSLGESIAVNGVCLTVTAFQPDGQATFFVSTETLSRSALGAVAQGHKANLERACTPTTRLSGHIVQGHVDAVGHITRLSQNGDVYDLRVSIPESLRRYVVEKGSIALDGISLTVNQVGKGNQDTVEMALMIIPHTWQHTALSGKQVGDALNIEVDILAKYIESLTRHGATS, from the coding sequence ATGTTTTCCGGCATCATCGAAAATCTTGGCTCTATTCTATCCGTCACGCCCAAACCGGACGCCCGGATTTTTACCATTGAGACGGGTTTTCACGATCTCAGCCTCGGTGAAAGCATTGCCGTGAATGGTGTCTGCCTGACGGTGACAGCGTTTCAACCTGATGGACAGGCGACGTTTTTCGTCAGTACGGAAACGCTGTCACGCTCTGCACTTGGGGCGGTGGCTCAGGGCCATAAAGCCAATCTTGAGCGCGCCTGTACGCCAACAACGCGGCTATCCGGCCATATTGTGCAGGGGCATGTCGATGCGGTCGGTCACATCACCAGGCTGAGCCAAAATGGCGACGTCTATGATTTGCGCGTCAGCATTCCGGAATCATTGCGCCGTTACGTGGTTGAAAAAGGCTCAATTGCACTGGATGGTATCAGCCTGACCGTCAATCAGGTCGGGAAAGGCAATCAGGATACGGTTGAGATGGCCCTGATGATTATCCCGCATACCTGGCAGCACACGGCCCTCTCGGGAAAGCAGGTCGGAGACGCGCTGAATATCGAAGTGGACATCCTCGCAAAATATATTGAGTCGCTCACGCGCCATGGGGCGACATCGTGA
- the ribA gene encoding GTP cyclohydrolase II: MVDDALRENEGDLVIAAEFANAEAINFMALHGRGLICLALEEAQIRHLDLPMMPRRGHDPRGTAFTVSIEATNGITTGISAADRARTIQLAAAPGINPAEISTPGHVFPLRAHPGGCVARPGHTEGAVDLARLAGLNPAAVICEIIDEDGTMARLPSLKKFSETHHIPLITIADLITWCQENGRDAVTPAPHLSSSKREAASPVTMIADAALPSAFGGTDLKVKAFRADDGQEHLALIKGDPQKAGCLVRVHSECVTGDALGSLRCDCGPQLREALARIRDAEHGVLIYLRGQEGRGIGLANKIRAYALQDEGVDTLDANLRLGLPVDSRNWEIAAAILKSLGVHDITLMTNNPAKRDGLTALGISVAKIDQLMVGLNPFNRDYLTTKRTRMGHALDTAPERFLRDVSTEIWARHRQD, translated from the coding sequence ATGGTGGATGACGCCTTGCGGGAAAATGAAGGCGACCTCGTCATCGCCGCAGAATTTGCCAATGCGGAGGCGATCAATTTCATGGCGCTCCATGGGCGGGGGCTGATTTGCCTCGCATTGGAAGAGGCGCAGATCCGTCATCTCGACCTCCCCATGATGCCACGCCGCGGGCATGACCCGCGCGGCACCGCTTTCACGGTCAGTATCGAAGCAACAAATGGCATCACGACCGGGATTTCAGCCGCGGACCGCGCACGCACGATTCAGCTTGCCGCCGCGCCGGGTATAAATCCGGCGGAAATCAGCACACCGGGCCATGTTTTCCCCCTGCGAGCCCATCCCGGCGGGTGCGTTGCCCGGCCCGGACATACTGAGGGCGCGGTCGACCTGGCCCGCCTCGCCGGACTCAACCCCGCCGCCGTCATCTGTGAAATCATTGATGAAGATGGCACAATGGCGCGTCTGCCTTCATTGAAGAAATTCAGTGAAACCCACCACATCCCCCTCATCACCATTGCTGACCTCATCACCTGGTGTCAGGAAAATGGGCGGGATGCCGTCACACCCGCGCCGCATCTATCATCGTCCAAGCGGGAGGCAGCGTCGCCCGTCACGATGATCGCTGACGCGGCGCTGCCAAGCGCTTTCGGCGGGACCGATCTGAAAGTCAAAGCCTTCCGCGCCGATGACGGGCAGGAACATCTTGCGCTGATCAAAGGTGATCCGCAGAAAGCCGGATGCCTGGTGCGTGTCCATTCTGAATGCGTCACAGGCGACGCGCTCGGCTCCCTCCGATGCGATTGCGGTCCGCAATTAAGGGAGGCGCTGGCACGCATCCGGGATGCCGAACATGGCGTGCTGATTTATCTTCGGGGGCAGGAAGGGCGCGGGATCGGCCTTGCCAATAAGATCCGCGCCTATGCCTTGCAGGATGAGGGCGTCGATACGCTGGATGCGAACCTCCGCCTCGGCCTGCCCGTCGATTCACGCAATTGGGAGATCGCGGCGGCCATCCTCAAGTCACTCGGCGTGCATGACATTACCCTGATGACCAATAACCCGGCGAAGCGGGATGGTTTGACCGCTCTGGGCATTTCGGTCGCCAAGATTGATCAGCTCATGGTCGGGCTTAACCCGTTCAACCGCGATTACCTCACAACGAAACGCACCCGCATGGGGCATGCGCTCGATACAGCACCTGAACGCTTTTTGCGGGATGTCTCAACCGAGATATGGGCGCGGCATCGTCAGGACTGA
- the ribH gene encoding 6,7-dimethyl-8-ribityllumazine synthase: protein MATHIPQPPDLTFETPPRLAILVSRFNTDVTGGLRDGAVAWLAERHIHDVDIYDAPGAFELPIMAQALARQAKYDGVICVGCVIKGDTAHFEFISLGTTIGIMNAQLTTGKPISFGVLTTYHNDQAVSRSRDDIHNKGREAAAACLETIAFLRQQSENT, encoded by the coding sequence ATGGCCACACACATCCCCCAACCGCCCGACTTGACATTTGAAACACCCCCGCGCCTTGCGATATTGGTGAGCCGCTTTAATACGGACGTGACGGGCGGTCTGCGCGACGGCGCCGTGGCGTGGCTTGCCGAACGTCATATTCACGATGTCGATATATATGACGCACCGGGAGCATTCGAATTGCCGATCATGGCGCAGGCTCTTGCCCGTCAGGCAAAATATGACGGGGTGATCTGCGTCGGATGCGTCATTAAAGGCGATACGGCGCATTTCGAATTCATCAGCCTCGGCACCACAATCGGGATTATGAATGCGCAACTCACGACCGGGAAGCCCATCTCCTTCGGCGTCCTGACAACCTATCACAATGATCAGGCCGTCTCCCGGTCACGCGACGACATCCATAATAAAGGGCGGGAAGCCGCGGCCGCCTGTCTGGAGACAATCGCCTTCCTGCGCCAACAATCAGAAAATACGTAA
- a CDS encoding MMPL family transporter: MLAAMLRQLVSFSARRAFIVVLCAVILLAGSLFVTVKKLGVTTDTDEMFARSLPWRQHNDMINRLFPGNDDLMVAVVKARIPEEGQATARALARILSAQHDKFRFVRLPDDDPYLRQHGLLFLEPAALESLLNNIVAAQPFMGTLAADPSARGLFNALGMIGQGLAHGETLPGSMTPQLNGFATALQGAAEGHPANLSWQRLLTPGTADLTGQYQFVVTKPVLKYDNLQPGGEASDAIHKAVATLPFVKSGDVSVMITGPVQLSDEEFATVAQGMGIGLITSLILVACWLFFAVRSPRVIIPILITLIYGLLITTGFAAIAVGRLNLISVAFAILFVGIAVDFAIQFSVRFRAQEVADAESNVLVSALGATGFETGHQILVAALATAAGFLAFVPTNFVGVAQLGLIAGIGMLIAFLCTMTILPALLALCRARSGVTETGFQNMAGCDRFLRRYRKSVVSGFAILAVIGIVLMPRLYFDADPLHTKNPHTEGMRALHALQDDPRSSLYSGALVAPNLEIAGEWVKAFDALPTVDSVMWLGMFIPTQQSQKLAMIRDTAAIMLPTLVGVTPLPPPNAADLREAARQAAENLSIVLREKRPDDDPLLRIQKALTRLATAPDTTLIETNDALTRFLPEQLQTLQSSLQADEVTRDNLPRSLVENYVTPDGKALLTIQPKSRITSNEALYRFVEDMQRVNKDVAGTAVEVVGSAQTMIHAFTDAAIYAIIMIALILFVILRRLLDVALVLAPLLLSALLTVIIVVTVPITLNYANIIALPLLLGVGVSFNIYFVMNWREGVRFPLASPTARAVLFSALTTGTAFGSLAASQHPGTASMGILLLLSLGCTLLATLILVPALLPQRAIDD; encoded by the coding sequence ATGCTTGCCGCCATGCTTCGACAGCTCGTTTCATTCAGCGCGCGCCGCGCCTTTATCGTCGTGCTCTGCGCCGTGATCCTGCTGGCTGGCAGCCTGTTTGTCACCGTCAAAAAGCTTGGTGTCACGACGGATACAGATGAAATGTTCGCCCGGTCACTGCCCTGGCGACAGCATAATGACATGATCAACCGGCTCTTCCCGGGTAATGACGATCTGATGGTCGCCGTCGTCAAAGCCCGCATCCCGGAGGAAGGTCAGGCAACCGCACGGGCCCTCGCCCGGATTCTCTCGGCCCAGCATGATAAATTCCGCTTCGTTCGGCTGCCGGATGATGACCCCTATCTCCGCCAGCATGGGTTGCTTTTCCTTGAGCCTGCCGCGCTGGAATCCCTCCTTAATAACATTGTCGCCGCCCAACCTTTTATGGGGACGCTCGCCGCAGACCCGTCAGCCCGAGGCCTTTTCAACGCGCTCGGCATGATCGGCCAGGGCCTGGCGCATGGTGAAACCTTGCCCGGCAGCATGACGCCGCAACTGAACGGCTTCGCCACAGCCCTTCAAGGCGCGGCGGAAGGACATCCCGCAAACCTGTCCTGGCAACGTCTATTGACGCCGGGGACGGCGGACTTGACCGGGCAATATCAGTTCGTCGTCACCAAGCCTGTGCTGAAATATGACAATTTACAGCCAGGAGGTGAAGCGAGCGACGCCATCCACAAGGCGGTTGCGACACTGCCCTTCGTCAAATCCGGTGATGTTTCCGTCATGATCACCGGCCCGGTGCAGCTCAGTGATGAGGAATTTGCGACGGTCGCGCAAGGTATGGGGATCGGGCTGATCACCTCACTCATCCTCGTGGCGTGCTGGCTGTTTTTCGCGGTGCGCTCACCGCGCGTCATTATCCCGATCCTTATTACGCTGATTTACGGATTGTTGATTACAACCGGTTTCGCCGCCATCGCTGTAGGGCGCCTCAATCTGATTTCTGTCGCATTTGCGATCCTATTTGTCGGGATCGCCGTGGATTTCGCGATTCAGTTTTCCGTGCGCTTTCGCGCGCAGGAAGTCGCCGACGCAGAGAGTAACGTACTTGTCTCGGCGCTCGGGGCAACGGGGTTTGAGACAGGGCATCAGATCTTAGTCGCGGCTCTCGCGACCGCAGCCGGGTTTCTGGCTTTTGTGCCCACAAATTTCGTCGGTGTCGCGCAGTTGGGATTGATCGCGGGCATCGGCATGCTGATCGCCTTTTTATGCACGATGACGATCCTCCCCGCATTGCTCGCCTTGTGTCGCGCCCGCTCCGGCGTGACGGAAACCGGGTTTCAGAACATGGCGGGTTGCGACCGCTTCCTGCGGCGCTATCGTAAATCGGTCGTTTCCGGCTTTGCGATCCTCGCTGTGATCGGCATCGTGCTGATGCCGCGCCTTTATTTCGACGCGGACCCACTCCATACGAAAAACCCCCATACGGAAGGGATGCGCGCCCTTCATGCGCTTCAGGATGACCCACGCTCCTCCCTCTATTCCGGCGCGCTCGTCGCCCCGAATCTGGAAATTGCGGGAGAATGGGTCAAGGCGTTCGACGCGCTGCCCACAGTGGATTCCGTGATGTGGCTGGGGATGTTTATCCCCACGCAGCAGAGTCAGAAGCTGGCCATGATTCGCGACACGGCTGCCATTATGCTGCCCACCCTTGTCGGCGTGACGCCCCTGCCCCCCCCGAACGCGGCCGATCTGCGGGAAGCTGCACGCCAGGCGGCGGAGAACCTGTCAATCGTCCTGAGGGAGAAGCGTCCCGATGACGACCCGCTTCTGCGCATTCAGAAAGCGCTTACCCGACTTGCGACAGCGCCCGACACGACACTCATCGAGACGAACGACGCGCTCACGCGGTTTTTGCCGGAGCAGCTCCAGACGTTGCAATCCTCCCTGCAAGCGGATGAGGTGACACGCGACAATCTACCCAGATCACTGGTTGAAAATTACGTGACGCCGGATGGGAAGGCGCTTCTGACCATTCAACCCAAGTCACGCATTACTTCTAACGAAGCGCTTTACCGCTTTGTTGAGGACATGCAGCGCGTCAACAAGGATGTCGCCGGCACGGCTGTCGAAGTCGTGGGCAGTGCTCAGACAATGATCCACGCTTTCACCGATGCTGCCATTTACGCCATCATCATGATTGCGCTGATCCTCTTCGTGATATTGCGGCGCCTTCTGGATGTCGCCCTCGTCTTGGCGCCGTTGCTCCTCTCCGCGCTTCTGACGGTCATCATTGTTGTCACCGTGCCGATCACGCTGAATTACGCCAATATCATCGCCTTGCCGCTATTGCTGGGCGTCGGTGTGTCATTCAATATTTATTTCGTCATGAACTGGCGGGAAGGCGTTAGATTTCCGCTTGCCTCCCCGACAGCGCGCGCTGTGCTCTTCTCAGCCCTGACGACCGGGACGGCGTTCGGCTCACTCGCCGCGTCGCAACATCCGGGCACAGCCAGTATGGGCATCCTCCTGCTGCTTTCACTCGGATGCACTTTGCTGGCGACGCTCATCCTTGTCCCGGCCCTCCTCCCCCAGCGTGCGATTGATGATTGA